One Dysidea avara chromosome 7, odDysAvar1.4, whole genome shotgun sequence genomic region harbors:
- the LOC136260706 gene encoding uncharacterized protein — protein sequence MRKSGCRLVLCLVLLVFMGVQFMYYTTFASDGPIVSGVKTAVLQDRLGRIHPVLTYFKRKHDDGSYVDVSNQQEDAKIPEGNYIDKAVNSTAELRVSPEVIANGDEVGVAWRGIVYPTQYDWIGLYCPRDGKPTNYLDYYYVKDVPSHWRTNGKFSVQVYNLRSSCEFRYYSVHKEDLLLLARSNELKFADGVEAPLQGHLSLTGHDGEMRIMWTTGSDATPTVRYGLSNDLLNYKVTGTSKTYSSNDMCGPPATVPRNFIDPGFTHDVLLSKLKPDSRFYYQFGSGDSWSKIYSFQTPTIIGSKDTFKFITYGDMGLYAPGVPRVVELVMNEVKKGAKFAVHQGDLSYAGGYAYLWDQWFSTIEPIATSIPYMVGIGNHDQCHLIGGGKDPSKVKGNGFHPPWGNHLDDSGGECGVPPHYHFHMPDNGNSLWWYSFDYGTVHFIMISTEHNFTAGSLQYKWLEKDLSTVDRTVTPWVILAGHRSMYCSADIPPDYQVSEHMQSSLEELFYKYKVNLAVYGHYHLYERTCPVYKQRCDQHGTVHIVAGAGGVGMDGVPSKGAPWSKFYHSQIMGYGRVTVVGDTELRWEYVSVEDGSVIDKTVIKR from the coding sequence ATGAGGAAGTCGGGGTGTCGTTTAGTGCTGTGCTTGGTGCTGTTAGTGTTCATGGGTGTGCAGTTTATGTATTATACGACGTTTGCTAGTGATGGTCCGATTGTGTCAGGCGTTAAGACCGCTGTGTTACAAGACAGACTGGGACGAATTCATCCAGTGCTAACTTACTTCAAACGCAAGCACGATGATGGGAGCTACGTGGATGTCTCGAATCAACAAGAAGACGCTAAAATACCAGAAGGAAACTATATAGATAAAGCAGTGAACAGTACTGCTGAACTAAGGGTGTCCCCTGAAGTGATAGCCAATGGAGATGAAGTTGGTGTTGCTTGGAGAGGAATTGTATATCCCACCCAGTACGACTGGATTGGTTTGTATTGTCCACGTGATGGAAAACCAACCAACTACCTTGACTATTACTATGTCAAAGATGTGCCAAGTCATTGGAGGACCAATGGAAAGTTTAGTGTGCAGGTTTACAACCTACGTAGCTCATGCGAGTTTCGCTACTACAGCGTACACAAGGAGGACTTGTTGCTACTAGCTAGGAGCAATGAACTGAAGTTTGCTGATGGAGTAGAAGCTCCTCTGCAGGGACACTTGTCCCTGACTGGCCATGATGGTGAGATGAGAATAATGTGGACTACTGGCAGTGATGCAACACCAACAGTGCGTTATGGACTCTCCAATGACTTACtgaactataaagtgactggtACCTCCAAAACATATAGCTCCAATGATATGTGTGGACCCCCAGCAACTGTGCCAAGGAATTTCATTGATCCTGGCTTTACTCATGATGTACTGCTGTCGAAATTAAAACCAGACAGTCGTTTCTATTACCAGTTTGGTTCTGGGGACAGTTGGAGCAAGATATATTCCTTCCAGACACCGACAATAATTGGCTCAAAGGACACATTCAAATTTATCACATATGGTGACATGGGGCTGTATGCTCCGGGCGTGCCAAGAGTGGTTGAGCTAGTAATGAATGAAGTGAAGAAGGGTGCAAAGTTTGCAGTACATCAGGGAGACCTTTCTTATGCTGGTGGATATGCTTACTTGTGGGACCAATGGTTTAGCACTATTGAGCCTATTGCTACCAGTATTCCCTACATGGTTGGCATTGGTAACCATGACCAGTGCCATCTAATTGGGGGTGGTAAGGACCCCAGCAAGGTAAAAGGAAATGGTTTCCATCCACCTTGGGGTAACCACTTGGATGATTCAGGTGGTGAGTGTGGTGTACCCCCTCATTATCATTTCCACATGCCAGACAATGGCAATTCTCTTTGGTGGTACAGTTTTGACTATGGCACAGTACACTTCATTATGATAAGCACTGAGCACAACTTCACTGCAGGCTCCCTCCAATATAAGTGGCTTGAGAAAGACCTTTCTACGGTGGACAGGACAGTTACTCCATGGGTTATACTGGCTGGACACAGATCTATGTACTGTTCTGCTGATATTCCACCAGATTATCAAGTGTCGGAACATATGCAGAGTTCTCTAGAAGAATTGTTCTACAAGTACAAAGTCAACCTAGCAGTTTATGGTCACTATCATTTGTATGAGAGGACTTGTCCAGTGTACAAGCAGCGTTGTGATCAACACGGGACTGTACACATAGTTGCGGGTGCTGGAGGAGTGGGGATGGATGGTGTGCCGTCAAAGGGTGCTCCTTGGTCGAAGTTCTATCACTCCCAAATAATGGGTTATGGCCGAGTTACTGTAGTTGGTGACACTGAGTTACGCTGGGAATATGTGTCTGTTGAAGATGGTTCAGTTATTGACAAAACTGTTATTAAAAGATGA
- the LOC136260726 gene encoding large ribosomal subunit protein uL24m-like, translating to MAWRPWFQQGPTVAIGHMKRMQKPIKRWDVIRGDWVQVMAGKDKGQQGKVSAVMRKKQEVVVEGLNCEIVTRNDMRVLQVKPLSYRHVALVDPSDGKPCAVDYKYTADGQRVRVSTRTGQPIPKPVEAMQRRDVKVRSGYVDSPYDTSSEDTTRRTYIPSLMSFKEEMELIYPTPPPMAELDVETLIQMKQHETKLEQSSSKK from the exons ATGGCATGGAGACCGTGGTTCCAGCAAGGCCCCACCGTGGCTATTGGACATATGAAGAGAATGCAAAAGCCTATTAAACGATGGGACGTAATCAGAGGCGACTGG GTTCAAGTAATGGCCGGTAAAGATAAAGGCCAGCAAGGAAAGGTCTCTGCAGTAATGAGAAAGAAACAAGAAGTAGTAGTAGaaggactaaactgt GAAATTGTGACGAGAAATGACATGAGAGTTCTGCAGGTGAAACCTTTATCATACAGACACGTGGCACTGGTGGATCCATCAGATGG TAAACCTTGTGCTGTGGACTACAAGTACACTGCTGATGGGCAAAGGGTGAGAGTATCTACAAGGACAGGACAACCAATACCTAAACCAGTAGAAGCTATGCAGAGAAGAGATGTGAAAGTTCGTAGTGGCTATGTTG ATAGTCCATATGACACATCTAGTGAGGACACAACAAGACGAACTTATATTCCATCACTAATGTCATTCAAAGAAGAAATGGAGTTAATTTATCCCACCCCACCACCAATGGCTGAATTGGATGTTGAAACACTGATACAAATGAAACAACATGAAACAAAATTAGAACAGTCGAGTAGTAAAAAATGA
- the LOC136260717 gene encoding SURP and G-patch domain-containing protein 1-like isoform X1, translating to MNKFDNDGSFLEQFMKDKTDSSENAAERTAAPIRVTWKTKGQMGGIKKKSIATLMKEQSSSTKTVELGDHGAQTLTKEETNASVKEPSVQSGPTKPVEKQNVASPALLNKSKSEDVKKTLGGSEGERMKRKRKSRWGRELTEDERAVAVASATFSAATTTTTPYNKPQLTAEQQQQLREQQAMAAIVTQIRSGQQQQNKHNKYEYDSDEDTEGGTWEHKLRSAEMGATKVLADKLTEENKGKHHISDFLPPEELEKFMERVKAARGESVADLSDYAKHKIDESNIGYQMLKNAGWTEGQGLGSNEDGITAPVDKGKVSFDQTGVGIAPTGDVSSSDDDFDAYRKRMMLAYRFRPNPLNNPRRPYY from the exons ATGAATAAGTTTGACAATGACGGCAGCTTCTTGGAGCAGTTTATGAAAGACAAAACGGACTCGTCAGAAAATGCTGCAGAGCGTACAGCGGCACCTATTAGAGTTACATGGAAAACGAAGGGACAAATGGGAGGCATTAAAAAGAAGTCTATAGCAACATTAATGAAAGAACAGTCAAGTTCTACAAAAACTGTTGAATTGGGAGATCATGGAGCACAGACATTAACCAAAG AAGAGACCAACGCTTCAGTAAAGGAGCCATCAGTCCAGTCAGGGCCGACTAAGCCTGTAGAAAAACAGAATGTGGCAAGCCCTGCCCT TTTGAACAAGTCAAAATCAGAGGATGTTAAAAAGACATTAGGTGGCAGTGAAGGAGAGAGAATGAAACGTAAAAGGAAAAGTCGGTGGGGCAGA GAACTGACGGAAGATGAGAGAGCAGTTGCAGTAGCCAGTGCTACATTTAGTgcagctactactactactacaccgTACAACAAACCTCAACTAACTGCAGAGCAGCAACAACAGTTGAGGGAACAACAAGCG ATGGCAGCTATTGTCACTCAGATACGCTCTGGACAGCAGCAGCAAAATAAGCACAACAAGTATGAATATGATAGTGATGAGGACACAGAAGGAGGGACATGGGAACATAAACTCCGATCAGCTGAGATGGGTGCTACCAAGG TACTGGCGGATAAGTTGACAGAGGAAAACAAAGGCAAACACCACATCAGTGATTTCTTACCTCCTGAGGAACTAGAGAAGTTCATGGAGAGGGTAAAAGCTGCTCGAGGGGAATCTGTTGCTG ATCTTTCTGACTATGCCAAGCACAAGATTGATGAGAGTAATATTGGTTATcaaatgttgaagaatgcaggCTGGACAGAGGGCCAGGGGTTAGGCTCTAATGAAGATGGTATTACTGCTCCTGTTGACAA GGGTAAAGTGTCATTTGACCAGACAGGGGTAGGCATAGCACCCACTGGAGATGTAAGCAGCTCAGATGATGATTTTGACGCTTATCGTAAGAGGATGATGTTAGCATATCGATTCAGACCCAACCCATTA AATAACCCAAGAAGACCATATTACTGA
- the LOC136260717 gene encoding SURP and G-patch domain-containing protein 1-like isoform X2 — protein MSFANAEETNASVKEPSVQSGPTKPVEKQNVASPALLNKSKSEDVKKTLGGSEGERMKRKRKSRWGRELTEDERAVAVASATFSAATTTTTPYNKPQLTAEQQQQLREQQAMAAIVTQIRSGQQQQNKHNKYEYDSDEDTEGGTWEHKLRSAEMGATKVLADKLTEENKGKHHISDFLPPEELEKFMERVKAARGESVADLSDYAKHKIDESNIGYQMLKNAGWTEGQGLGSNEDGITAPVDKGKVSFDQTGVGIAPTGDVSSSDDDFDAYRKRMMLAYRFRPNPLNNPRRPYY, from the exons ATGAGTTTCGCCAACGCAGAAGAGACCAACGCTTCAGTAAAGGAGCCATCAGTCCAGTCAGGGCCGACTAAGCCTGTAGAAAAACAGAATGTGGCAAGCCCTGCCCT TTTGAACAAGTCAAAATCAGAGGATGTTAAAAAGACATTAGGTGGCAGTGAAGGAGAGAGAATGAAACGTAAAAGGAAAAGTCGGTGGGGCAGA GAACTGACGGAAGATGAGAGAGCAGTTGCAGTAGCCAGTGCTACATTTAGTgcagctactactactactacaccgTACAACAAACCTCAACTAACTGCAGAGCAGCAACAACAGTTGAGGGAACAACAAGCG ATGGCAGCTATTGTCACTCAGATACGCTCTGGACAGCAGCAGCAAAATAAGCACAACAAGTATGAATATGATAGTGATGAGGACACAGAAGGAGGGACATGGGAACATAAACTCCGATCAGCTGAGATGGGTGCTACCAAGG TACTGGCGGATAAGTTGACAGAGGAAAACAAAGGCAAACACCACATCAGTGATTTCTTACCTCCTGAGGAACTAGAGAAGTTCATGGAGAGGGTAAAAGCTGCTCGAGGGGAATCTGTTGCTG ATCTTTCTGACTATGCCAAGCACAAGATTGATGAGAGTAATATTGGTTATcaaatgttgaagaatgcaggCTGGACAGAGGGCCAGGGGTTAGGCTCTAATGAAGATGGTATTACTGCTCCTGTTGACAA GGGTAAAGTGTCATTTGACCAGACAGGGGTAGGCATAGCACCCACTGGAGATGTAAGCAGCTCAGATGATGATTTTGACGCTTATCGTAAGAGGATGATGTTAGCATATCGATTCAGACCCAACCCATTA AATAACCCAAGAAGACCATATTACTGA
- the LOC136260696 gene encoding superkiller complex protein 3-like, whose protein sequence is MSAKEIKAHLKAARAFIDTKKYEEATEKCQMVFALDANNYQAHVFAGLATLQSGKQQEAKQHYQSAITIAPQEQLAWKGLANLYSKGVGQDDVTDAIATYSKLITFSQGDDDKMIELLQQVAAIASKLSGVCSQAAVDACVLVTKCSQDQQSVIEAWRILVAMLKNCTQLTMEQESLLLNGCEVVLSGSEEQRDVYHTIRINLLERRYMECADLSSVGGVKDQLLRCCEDMRAEYSSHPLPLVVTVRALLAQCCADYPIVVSPDLSVVAQSLKMVDEDNSLIGLVNVLTQVNQLKNLTEAREKAITNCNDDCSSCIVMATLYSKLHDIDNTITLCQKGLKLLHTCPASLHDRIHHCLKVLLGSAYLANEDHQSSLEVFKELSTLHPSNPLVLSNLVKCYILSGDGDAAAKAHQQLANTLNNDDPLVLTTAGLLHQSLKEYDRAIECFQQALEYQPSSAEYHLNLAQCLSQLPAGDKKRSHNLLLKAAKLDPYNTDTLVTIGDYYRRGNNNNSAMRCYQKALQFNPRNFRAAIMLGDCYMLDGNEESGVNLYRKVTNECSVIKAKEAWLRLGLYQNSQSQYTEAIKSFLSCIRGNLHDVHCWECLAEAYFNRGSYRNSLKAFEKALEIDPQSVYCQYRSAFIKEKLGDPMAAIAGYTVVLEMSDSYVLALKGRGSSYLSLARLSLLENFDGRAVDYASRALRDLTRAAQLRPRYVSVWKMIGDVCTCLSPISSVEKFTVPAVVAGKDQVASEVDKLTLLNIGTRAYKRALELEPNSSCLWYDVAIGYLHVAQTDPHNKSDSLRAALNCAKKSVSLEPASTVYWNVLGVTASYPGIEDYSLAQHAFIKSIKCQQDNAVAWTNLGVLYMRMNQIELAYKAFCNAQSADPTYSGAWIGQALVAETMGRIEKMDLFSHSTQLGYTPEGSIGFAYWVCHTLTTLQPKLLLLDSGCGLNDAARKLLLQARDCMQKYTARNASNACAFNYLGLLYETEGLLSLAKEAFKQSLQLLEKSNGNQHQMDSVKENYARLLRSTVEYGEAVKVYQQIDNMNDVFCWAGLGLALAMSGSGDKSVKAYNKAIQLCDSDNVLKSSLLTAVAMVHYATGRKNDCKTCLFTAFQIPPPSMNCLTSLAVFSCLTEDWSVFTATLAEMLKIVEWQSDDSTVSIAHIISSLYYVNILVTKKNYPTAKKFSQEISEICSKLKHEDHKLHNPAESIMVSSSKEQSQKLLHFENMYHQYPGDVWTTLTLLTVVSSEQLQLRFVPLLKTSIANMLQDVQRHPKHVQDKIKQFVIAFHNWMGKYGR, encoded by the exons ATGAGCGCTAAAGAAATCAAGGCTCACTTAAAAGCTGCTCGAGCCTTCATAGATACTAAGAAATATGAAGAAGCGACGGAAAAGTGTCAG ATGGTATTTGCTCTAGATGCTAATAATTACCAAGCTCACGTGTTTGCTGGCCTAGCTACCTTGCAGTCAGGCAAGCAACAAGAAGCCAAACAACATTATCAGTCAGCCATCACTATAGCTCCCCAAGAGCAGCTGGCATGGAAG GGTCTGGCTAACCTGTACAGTAAAGGAGTAGGTCAGGATGATGTGACTGATGCCATAGCAACCTACAGTAAACTGATCACCTTCTCACAAGG AGATGATGATAAAATGATTGAGCTACTCCAACAAGTTGCAGCGATTGCTAGTAAACTATCTGGAGTATGTAGTCAA GCTGCAGTAGATGCTTGTGTGCTAGTCACCAAGTGTTCACAAGACCAGCAGTCTGTCATCGAGGCATGGAGGATACTTGTAGCCATGTTAAAGAATTGTACACAGCTCACCATGGAGCAGGAGAGTCTA TTGCTCAATGGCTGTGAAGTGGTACTGTCTGGTAGTGAAGAGCAACGAGATGTCTATCACACCATTCGTATCAATCTCTTGGAGAGGAGATATATG GAATGTGCTGACCTGTCAAGTGTTGGGGGAGTGAAGGATCAGTTGCTTCGCTGTTGTGAAGACATGAGAGCTGAGTATTCTTCTCATCCTCTACCACTTGTAGTAACTGTTAGAGCGTTACTGGCTCAGTGTTGTGCTG ATTATCCGATTGTGGTCAGTCCTGACTTGTCAGTTGTTGCACAGTCACTGAAGATGGTTGATGAGGATAATTCTCTTATTGGTTTGGTGAATGTTCTGACCCAAGTGAATCAACTGAAGAACTTGACAGAGGCCAGAGAGAAGGCCATCACTA ATTGCAATGATGATTGTAGCAGTTGTATTGTCATGGCAACTCTGTACAGTAAACTTCATGACATAGACAATACCATCACATTGTGCCAAAAAG GGCTGAAACTACTGCACACTTGTCCTGCTTCACTGCATGACAGAATACACCATTGTTTAAA GGTGTTGCTAGGTTCAGCATATTTAGCCAATGAAGACCACCAGAGCTCACTAGAAGTGTTCAAAGAG CTGTCAACACTACACCCTAGCAATCCCTTGGTGCTGAGTAATCTGGTGAAGTGCTACATACTATCTGGAGATGGTGATGCTGCTGCAAAG GCACATCAGCAGTTGGCTAATACACTGAACAATGATGACCCACTTGTATTGACCACAGCTGGACTACTACACCAGTCACTGAAAGAGTATGATAGAGCTATTGAGTG TTTCCAACAAGCACTAGAGTATCAGCCATCTTCTGCTGAATATCATCTCAACTTAGCTCAATGTTTGTCTCAGTTGCCAGCCGGTGATAAGAAACGCTCACACAATTTATTACTAAAG GCTGCCAAGCTAGATCCTTACAATACTGATACACTGGTAACCATTGGTGACTATTATCGTCGTGGAAACAACAACAA TTCTGCCATGAGGTGTTACCAGAAGGCACTACAGTTTAATCCTCGTAACTTTAGGGCAGCCATTATGTTAGGAGATTGTTATATGCTGGATGGTAATGAG GAATCTGGTGTGAACCTGTATCGGAAAGTAACCAATGAGTGCAGTGTgataaa GGCCAAAGAGGCATGGCTCAGATTAGGCCTTTATCAGAACAGCCAATCACAATACACTGAAGCCATCAAGAG CTTTCTGAGCTGTATCCGTGGAAACTTGCATGATGT TCACTGCTGGGAGTGCCTGGCTGAGGCATACTTTAATAGAGGTAGTTATCGCAATAGCCTGAAAGCATTTGAGAAGGCACTGGAG ATTGATCCTCAGTCAGTATACTGCCAGTATAG GTCCGCCTTCATTAAGGAGAAACTGGGTGATCCTATGGCTGCCATTGCCGGATACACAGTTGTCTTGGAGATGAGTGATAGTTATGTTCTAGCACTTAAAG GTCGAGGCAGTAGCTACTTGTCATTAGCTAGGTTGTCACTGCTGGAGAATTTTGATGGCCGAGCAGTTGATTATGCCTCCAGAGCATTAAGAGACCTTACAAG GGCTGCACAGCTAAGACCACGATATGTCAGTGTGTGGAAGATGATTGGAGATGTGTGCACCTGTCTTAGTCCTATTAGTTCAGTGGAGAA GTTTACAGTGCCAGCTGTGGTGGCTGGAAAGGATCAGGTGGCCTCTGAAGTCGATAAGTTGACGTTGTTGAATATTGGGACCag GGCATACAAACGTGCACTAGAGCTGGAGCCAAACTCATCCTGTCTGTGGTACGATGTTGCTATTGGTTATCTACATGTTGCTCAG ACTGATCCTCACAACAAGTCTGATAGCCTACGAGCTGCTCTTAAT TGTGCTAAGAAATCAGTGTCATTAGAACCAGCCTCTACTGTCTACTGGAATGTATTAGGAGTCACCGCTTCTTATCCAG GAATTGAAGACTATTCCTTGGCTCAACATGCCTTCATCAAGTCCATCAAATGCCAGCAAGAC AATGCAGTTGCTTGGACCAACCTTGGTGTGCTCTATATGAGGATGAACCAAATTGAG TTGGCTTATAAGGCATTTTGTAATGCCCAGTCAGCTGATCCCACCTATAGTGGAGCATGGATAGGACAA GCACTAGTGGCAGAGACAATGGGAAGGATAGAGAAGATGGACTTGTTCAGTCACTCCACTCAACTGGGATATACA CCTGAAGGCAGTATTGGGTTTGCTTACTGGGTCTGTCACACCCTCACCACTCTGCAGCCTAAACTGCTACTGCTggatagtgggtgtggcttaaATGATGCAGCTAGGAAGCTCCTCCTACAAGCTAGAGACTGTATGCAGAAATAcacag CAAGGAATGCAAGTAATGCTTGTGCCTTCAACTATCTTGGATTGCTGTATGAGACTGAAGGATTGTTAAGTCTTGCAAAGGAGGCATTTAAACA GTCACTGCAGCTCCTAGAGAAGTCTAATGGTAACCAACATCAGATGGACTCTGTAAAGGAGAACTATGCCAGGTTGTTACG CTCCACTGTGGAATATGGTGAAGCAGTGAAGGTGTATCAACAGATAGACAATATGAATGATGTGTTCTGTTGGGCTGGACTGGGCCTAGCACTGGCCATGAGTGGCAGTGGTGACAAGAGTGTAAaag CATACAACAAAGCTATTCAACTTTGTGATAGTGATAATGTACTCAAATCATCACTACTCACTGCTGTTGCTATGGTACATTATGCCACTGGGAGGAAGAACGACTGCAAAACTTGTCTCTTCACAGC TTTCCAGATTCCTCCTCCTTCAATGAACTGTCTCACTTCACTAGCAGTGTTCTCATGTTTAACTGAGGACTGGAGTGTGTTCACTGCTACCCTCGCTGAAATGTTGAAGATTGTCG AGTGGCAGAGTGATGATTCAACAGTTTCCATAGCACACATCATATCATCATTATATTACGTCAACATACTTGTTACTAAGAAAAACTATCCAACG GCTAAGAAATTCTCTCAAGAAATTAGTGAAATATGCAGCAAGCTAAAACATGAGGATCATAAG TTGCACAATCCTGCTGAAAGTATTATGGTGTCCAGTAGCAAGGAGCAGTCTCAGAAGTTGTTACACTTTGAGAACATGTACCACCAGTACCCTGGTGATGTGTGGACCACACTAACACTGTTAACAGTTGTATCATCAGAACAACTCCAGTTAAGATTTGTACCTTTACTGAAGACAAGCA TTGCTAATATGCTGCAAGATGTGCAGCGTCATCCAAAACATGTCCAGgacaaaattaaacaatttGTGATTGCCTTCCACAACTGGATGGGTAAATATGGACGATGA
- the LOC136260702 gene encoding peroxisomal multifunctional enzyme type 2-like: protein MSELRFDGRVAIVTGAGGGLGKEYALLLASRGASVVVNDLGVDRKGTGSSKRLADEVVELIQSRGGKAVPNYDSVEQGEKIVHTALDNYGRIDIVINNAGILRDRTFARISDEDWDIIFSVHVRGAFMVTRAAWPHMKKQKYGRVIVTSSTSGLYGNFGQTNYSSAKMALVGMCNTLSLEGQKYNILCNTIAPTAWSRLTADLFPPEAEHLFKAYYIAPVVAYLCHDSCTDTGGVFEAVGGWASKAQLYKSRGVFMKKGEKFTIEDVRDNWKEVCDLSRPVCHTSNADTMASIIAMSERASSDKDTGSDGGGVLSAIGYEFETTSFSYTSRDVILYALGVGATLSPDNQSELKFLYEGHEDFSALPSFGVIPAQQAMTGLVSGGVSNLNIDLSKVLHGEQYIELLQPIPTSGTLYSKATIVDIMDKGKGAVILCDIVTSDENDQIICKNQFSTFVVGMTGFGGKKTSSVEKPLLPTPKRSPDSFMRTKTMDTQAALYRLSGDLNPLHIDPQFAAMGGFSTPILHGLCSYGIAVRHILHKYAGGISSKLKSIKARFAKPVLPGQTIQTDMWREGNRIHFTCKVVENSALVLTGGYVDLTEITTDVPSSLTPQEPSDDLKSSAMFVAISEQLKGRPELVKKTQAIFLWNVTKNGKTVTQWTLDLKNPPGKVYRGPPKKGKADCTLTMSDDDLIKMATGELDAQKAYFQRKLKLSGNMMLSQKLGAILKSQGKSKI, encoded by the exons ATGTCTGAGCTTCGATTTGATGGTCGAGTTGCGATAGTTACTGGAGCTGGTGGAG GGCTTGGTAAGGAGTATGCCTTGCTGTTGGCATCCCGAGGAGCATCAGTCGTTG TTAATGATCTTGGAGTGGACCGGAAGGGAACAGGTTCTAGCAAACGATTAGCTGATGAAGTTGTGGAGTTAATCCAATCACGTGGAGGCAAGGCTGTGCCCAATTATG ACTCTGTTGAACAAGGGGAGAAGATAGTTCATACTGCACTGGATAATTATGGCAGAATTG ATATTGTTATCAACAATGCTGG CATTCTGCGTGACCGAACATTTGCTAGGATTAGTGACGAAGACTGGG ACATCATATTCAGTGTGCATGTCAGAGGAGCCTTCATGGTGACTAGGGCAGCCTGGCCCCATATGAAGAAGCAGAAATACGGCCG TGTGATTGTCACATCATCAACGTCTGGTTTGTACGGCAACTTTGGTCAGACCAACTATTCGTCAGCCAAGATGGCACTAGTGGGAATGTGTAATACATTATCACTGGAGGGCCAAAAATACAACATCTTGTGCAACACAATAGCCCCAACTGCCTGGAGCAGGCTGACAGCAGATCTGTTTCCACCAG AGGCTGAGCACTTATTTAAGGCATATTATATTGCTCCTGTGGTGGCATATCTATGCCACGACAGTTGTACTGACACAGGGGGAGTGTTTGAG GCCGTTGGAGGATGGGCATCTAAAG CACAACTTTATAAATCTCGTGGAGTGTTTATGAAGAAGGGAGAGAAGTTTACTATTGAAGatg TAAGAGACAACTGGAAGGAGGTGTGTGACTTGTCTAGACCAGTTTGTCACACGAGTAATGCAG ACACCATGGCCTCCATCATTGCGATGTCTGAAAGAGCAAGTAGTGATAAGGATACAGGCAGTGATGGTGGTGGAGTACTTAGTGCTATTGGTTATGAGTTTGAGACCACTTCCTTCTCATACACGTCACGAGATGTCATCCTTTATGCCCTTGGAG TTGGTGCCACATTGTCTCCAGACAATCAATCAGAATTGAAGTTTCTGTATGAAGGTCATGAAGATTTCTCTGCTCTTCCATCATTTGGGGTTATTCCAGCTCAG CAAGCAATGACTGGGTTAGTTAGTGGTGGTGTCTCCAACCTCAACATTGACCTGTCCAAA GTGCTACATGGGGAGCAATATATAGAATTGTTACAGCCCATACCCACCTCAG GTACCCTGTATTCTAAGGCAACCATCGTGGATATCATGGACAAAGGAAAGGGTGCAGTCATCTTGTGTGACA TTGTTACATCTGATGAGAACGACCAGATTATTTGTAAGAATCAGTTCTCCACTTTTGTTGTTGGCATGACTGGATTTGGCGGCAAAAAGACTTCCTCTGTTGAGAAG CCACTCCTCCCTACTCCTAAAAGATCTCCAGATTCTTTCATGAGAACTAAAACCATGGACACTCAG GCTGCACTGTATCGGCTAAGTGGGGACCTCAATCCATTACACATTGATCCACAATTTGCTGCCATGGGCGGCTTTTCCACTCCCATCCTTCATGGTCTCTGTTCCTATGGGATAGCTGTGAGGCATATACTACACAAATATGCTGGTGGAATCTCCAGCAAGTTGAAGTCCATTAAG GCAAGATTTGCTAAACCAGTTCTTCCTGGTCAGACCATACAGACAGACATGTGGAGAGAGGGGAACAGAATACATTTCACATGCAAG GTGGTAGAGAACAGTGCTTTGGTGTTGACTGGTGGGTATGTTGACCTCACTGAAATTACTACTGATGTTCCATCTTCACTTACTCCTCAG GAGCCATCTGATGACCTCAAATCATCAGCCATGTTTGTGGCCATTAGTGAGCAACTGAAAGGTCGTCCTGAACTGGTAAAGAAGACACAAGCTATCTTCTTGTGGAATGTGACAAAGAATGGCAAAACAGTCACTCAATGGA CACTGGACCTGAAGAATCCACCAGGCAAGGTTTACCGTGGTCCTCCAAAGAAGGGTAAAGCTGATTGCACCCTTACAATGTCAGATGATGACCTCATCAAGATGGCCACTGGAGAGTTAGATGCTCAGAAG GCGTACTTCCAACGAAAGTTGAAACTGTCAGGGAATATGATGTTGAGCCAGAAGTTGGGAGCAATACTGAAGAGCCAAGGAAAGTCAAAGATCTAA